From a single Kitasatospora sp. NBC_00458 genomic region:
- a CDS encoding shikimate kinase — translation MTAPVVVLVGPPGSGKTTVGRALAERLGVGFRDTDADIEAQAGKPIPEIFIDEGEPHFRELEAAAVRAAAGTHDGVLALGGGAVMADATRELLHGLPVVFLEVPQADAVKRVGLDAPRPLLAVNPRARWRELMEARRPLYLEVATAVVDTAGRTPGQVADAVLEALELKTPHD, via the coding sequence ATGACCGCACCCGTCGTGGTGCTGGTCGGCCCGCCCGGCAGTGGCAAGACCACCGTCGGGCGGGCCCTCGCCGAGCGGCTCGGCGTCGGGTTCCGGGACACCGACGCGGACATCGAGGCGCAGGCGGGCAAGCCCATCCCGGAGATCTTCATCGACGAGGGCGAGCCGCACTTCCGCGAGCTGGAGGCGGCGGCCGTGCGGGCCGCCGCCGGGACCCACGACGGCGTGCTCGCGCTCGGCGGCGGCGCGGTGATGGCCGACGCCACCCGCGAACTGCTGCACGGGCTGCCAGTGGTGTTCCTGGAGGTCCCGCAGGCCGACGCGGTCAAGCGGGTCGGCCTGGACGCCCCCCGCCCGCTGCTGGCCGTCAACCCGCGGGCCCGCTGGCGCGAGCTGATGGAGGCCCGCCGCCCCCTCTACCTGGAGGTGGCCACCGCCGTCGTCGACACCGCCGGCCGCACGCCCGGGCAGGTCGCGGACGCCGTACTGGAAGCACTGGAGCTGAAGACCCCCCATGACTGA
- the aroB gene encoding 3-dehydroquinate synthase, translated as MTDIVRIHVGGSAGHDPYDVLIGHRLLGELAPLIGGRARRVAIIHPEALEATAEAIREDLLGEGYEAIALQVPNAEEAKSAEVAAYCWSVLGQTGFTRSDVVVGLGGGATTDLAGFVAATWLRGVRWISMPTTLLGMVDAAVGGKTGINIAEGKNMVGAFHPPVGVLADLGTLETVPKHDYVSGLAEVVKCGFIADPAILDLIEADPEGAKTPAGPHTVELIRRAIQVKADVVSGDLKESGRREILNYGHTLGHAIERNERYKWRHGAAISIGMVFAAELGRLAGRLDDETADRHRKVLASVGLPLSYRADAWPKLLDAMKIDKKSRGDLIRFIVLDGLGRTSVLEGPDPSLLVAAYAEVSS; from the coding sequence ATGACTGACATCGTCAGGATTCACGTCGGCGGCAGCGCCGGCCACGACCCGTACGACGTGCTGATCGGGCACCGGCTGCTCGGCGAGCTGGCGCCGCTGATCGGCGGCCGGGCCAGGCGGGTGGCGATCATCCACCCGGAGGCGCTGGAGGCCACCGCCGAGGCGATCCGCGAGGACCTGCTCGGCGAGGGCTACGAGGCGATCGCCCTCCAGGTGCCCAACGCCGAGGAGGCGAAGAGCGCCGAGGTGGCGGCCTACTGCTGGTCGGTGCTCGGCCAGACCGGCTTCACCCGCAGCGACGTCGTCGTCGGGCTCGGCGGCGGCGCCACCACCGACCTGGCCGGCTTCGTCGCCGCCACCTGGCTGCGCGGGGTCCGCTGGATCTCGATGCCCACCACGCTGCTCGGCATGGTCGACGCGGCGGTCGGCGGCAAGACCGGCATCAACATCGCCGAGGGCAAGAACATGGTCGGCGCCTTCCACCCGCCGGTGGGCGTGCTGGCCGACCTCGGCACCCTGGAGACGGTCCCGAAGCACGACTACGTCTCCGGCCTCGCCGAGGTCGTCAAGTGCGGGTTCATCGCCGACCCGGCCATCCTCGACCTGATCGAGGCCGACCCGGAGGGCGCGAAGACCCCCGCCGGGCCGCACACCGTCGAGCTGATCCGGCGCGCCATCCAGGTCAAGGCCGACGTGGTCTCCGGCGACCTCAAGGAGTCGGGCCGCCGGGAGATCCTCAACTACGGCCACACCCTCGGCCACGCCATCGAGCGCAACGAGCGGTACAAGTGGCGGCACGGCGCCGCGATCTCGATCGGCATGGTGTTCGCCGCCGAGCTGGGCCGGCTGGCCGGCCGGCTGGACGACGAGACCGCCGACCGGCACCGCAAGGTGCTCGCCTCGGTCGGCCTGCCGCTCAGCTACCGCGCGGACGCCTGGCCGAAGCTGCTGGACGCGATGAAGATCGACAAGAAGTCGCGCGGCGACCTGATCCGCTTCATCGTGCTGGACGGCCTGGGCAGGACCTCCGTGCTGGAGGGCCCAGACCCGTCCCTGCTGGTCGCCGCGTACGCGGAGGTCTCCTCGTGA
- a CDS encoding DUF6167 family protein, producing the protein MVRRIFWMAVGAGATVWAVNKANEAVHRLTPDSLSGTAARGALDLGDAAKRFARDVKAGMAEREEQLREDLGLDGTAVVEPRRRRVLRGEPQYRAISAAPGSPAAALPPSSSARASSDDARTTPQAIEKTPRRALPPRGGTNRKDH; encoded by the coding sequence ATGGTGCGACGCATCTTCTGGATGGCGGTCGGCGCCGGCGCCACCGTCTGGGCCGTGAACAAGGCCAACGAGGCGGTCCACCGGCTCACCCCCGACAGCCTCTCCGGCACCGCTGCGCGCGGCGCGCTCGACCTGGGCGACGCCGCCAAGCGGTTCGCGCGGGACGTGAAGGCCGGCATGGCCGAGCGCGAGGAGCAGCTGCGCGAGGACCTCGGGCTGGACGGCACCGCCGTCGTGGAGCCCCGCCGCCGCAGGGTCCTGCGCGGCGAGCCCCAGTACCGAGCTATCTCGGCGGCGCCCGGCAGCCCGGCCGCCGCCCTGCCTCCGTCCAGCAGTGCCCGCGCATCGTCCGACGATGCCCGCACCACCCCCCAAGCCATCGAAAAGACGCCCCGTCGTGCGCTTCCGCCGCGGGGCGGTACGAACCGGAAGGACCACTAA
- the mltG gene encoding endolytic transglycosylase MltG: MTDLDFTPGLTPGHLGAPAVEPEGRPPGAHRRRPEPPDPHRRRNGLACLLTALSLIAVFGGAGLAGFSWIQGQHKPPAVADYAGGGSGSVQVSVPEGAGLSQIASALVRNGVVASSIAFTRAAKGSAAAAGRIQPGTYTLRQKMSAAAALAVLVDPANANGLTIPEGWRGSQIYAAIDRKLQLPEGTTEKAAQEQAAELGLPEFTNGSPEGYLFPATYSVTEDTTAVDLLKQMVERAGKEFARDDAEVVAQNLGQSLYGLVTIASMIQGEADNTEDMGKVSRVIYNRLAKGMPLQLDSTINYALGRSTLNTSVTDTRLDSPYNTYRHTGLPPTPISNPGRQAIMAAVDPVAGDWLYFVTVKPGDTRFTDSFDVQQKNVAEFNANRVSASPSASASEPSSGAASAGASVPSGEAGH, encoded by the coding sequence GTGACCGACCTGGACTTCACGCCCGGACTCACCCCCGGCCATCTCGGTGCGCCGGCCGTGGAACCGGAGGGCCGCCCGCCGGGGGCGCACCGCCGGCGCCCCGAGCCGCCGGACCCGCACCGCCGGCGCAACGGGCTGGCCTGCCTGCTCACCGCGCTCTCGCTGATCGCGGTGTTCGGCGGGGCCGGGCTGGCCGGGTTCAGCTGGATCCAGGGCCAGCACAAGCCGCCGGCCGTCGCGGACTACGCGGGCGGCGGGTCCGGTTCGGTCCAGGTCTCGGTGCCGGAGGGCGCGGGGCTCAGCCAGATCGCCTCGGCCCTGGTGCGCAACGGCGTCGTCGCCAGCTCGATCGCCTTCACCCGGGCGGCCAAGGGCAGTGCGGCCGCCGCCGGGCGGATCCAGCCCGGCACCTACACACTGCGGCAGAAGATGTCCGCGGCCGCCGCGCTCGCCGTGCTGGTGGACCCGGCCAACGCCAACGGCCTGACCATCCCCGAGGGGTGGCGGGGCAGCCAGATCTACGCGGCGATCGACCGCAAGCTCCAGCTCCCCGAGGGCACCACCGAGAAGGCGGCCCAGGAGCAGGCCGCCGAACTGGGCCTGCCGGAGTTCACCAACGGCAGCCCCGAGGGGTACCTCTTCCCCGCGACGTACAGCGTCACCGAGGACACCACCGCGGTCGACCTGCTGAAGCAGATGGTCGAGCGGGCCGGCAAGGAGTTCGCCCGGGACGACGCGGAGGTCGTCGCGCAGAACCTCGGGCAGAGCCTGTACGGGCTGGTGACCATCGCGAGCATGATCCAGGGCGAGGCCGACAACACCGAGGACATGGGCAAGGTGTCCCGGGTCATCTACAACCGGCTGGCGAAGGGCATGCCGCTCCAGCTGGACTCGACCATCAACTACGCGCTCGGGCGGTCGACGCTGAACACCAGCGTCACCGACACGCGGCTCGACTCCCCCTACAACACCTACCGGCACACCGGGTTGCCGCCGACGCCGATCTCCAACCCGGGGCGGCAGGCGATCATGGCGGCGGTCGACCCGGTGGCGGGGGACTGGCTCTACTTCGTCACGGTGAAGCCCGGGGACACCCGGTTCACCGACAGCTTCGACGTGCAGCAGAAGAACGTGGCGGAGTTCAACGCCAACCGGGTGTCGGCGAGCCCCTCGGCCTCCGCGTCGGAGCCGTCCTCGGGGGCGGCCTCGGCGGGTGCCTCGGTGCCGTCGGGGGAGGCCGGGCACTGA
- the aroC gene encoding chorismate synthase, translating into MGTLRWLTAGESHGPALVATLEGLPAGVPVTTAVVADALARRRLGYGRGARMKFEQDEVTFLGGVRHGETMGSPVAIMVGNTEWPKWEQVMSADPVDPEVLAGLGRNEALTRPRPGHADLAGMQKYSIDEARPILERASARETAARVALGAVARAFLKETCGIEIVSHVVELAAAKAPAGVLPLPSDEAKLDADPVRCLDADASKAMVAEIDQAHKDGDTLGGVVEVLAYGVPVGLGSHVHWDRRLDARLAAALMGIQAIKGVEVGDGFELARVPGSQAHDEIVPTPEGTRRTSGRSGGTEGGLSTGELLRVRAAMKPIATVPRALRTVDVRTGEPAKAHHQRSDVCAVPAAGIVAEAMVALVLADAVSEKFGGDHVSETRRNVQGYLDNLIVR; encoded by the coding sequence TTGGGTACGTTGCGCTGGCTGACGGCGGGGGAGTCGCACGGTCCCGCACTCGTCGCGACGCTGGAGGGCCTGCCCGCCGGTGTACCGGTCACCACCGCCGTGGTGGCCGACGCGCTGGCGCGCCGCCGGCTCGGCTACGGCCGCGGCGCACGGATGAAGTTCGAGCAGGACGAGGTGACCTTCCTCGGCGGCGTCCGGCACGGCGAGACCATGGGCAGCCCGGTGGCGATCATGGTCGGCAACACCGAGTGGCCGAAGTGGGAGCAGGTCATGTCGGCCGACCCGGTCGACCCCGAGGTGCTGGCCGGGCTCGGCCGCAACGAGGCGCTGACCCGCCCCCGCCCCGGCCACGCCGACCTGGCCGGCATGCAGAAGTACTCGATCGACGAGGCCCGTCCGATCCTGGAGCGCGCCAGCGCCCGTGAGACGGCCGCCCGGGTCGCGCTCGGCGCCGTCGCCCGCGCGTTCCTCAAGGAGACCTGCGGCATCGAGATCGTCAGCCACGTGGTCGAGCTGGCCGCCGCCAAGGCCCCGGCCGGCGTGCTGCCGCTGCCGTCCGACGAGGCGAAGCTGGACGCGGACCCGGTCCGCTGCCTGGACGCCGACGCCTCGAAGGCGATGGTCGCCGAGATCGACCAGGCCCACAAGGACGGCGACACCCTCGGCGGCGTCGTCGAGGTGCTCGCCTACGGCGTGCCGGTCGGCCTCGGCTCGCACGTGCACTGGGACCGCCGGCTGGACGCCCGCCTCGCCGCCGCGCTGATGGGCATCCAGGCGATCAAGGGCGTCGAGGTCGGCGACGGCTTCGAGCTGGCCCGGGTGCCCGGTTCCCAGGCGCACGACGAGATCGTCCCGACCCCCGAGGGCACCAGGCGCACCTCCGGCCGCTCCGGCGGCACCGAGGGCGGCCTCTCCACCGGGGAGCTGCTGCGGGTGCGCGCCGCGATGAAGCCGATCGCGACCGTCCCGCGCGCGCTGCGCACCGTCGACGTGCGCACCGGCGAGCCGGCGAAGGCGCACCACCAGCGTTCGGACGTCTGTGCCGTGCCGGCCGCCGGCATCGTCGCGGAGGCCATGGTCGCCCTGGTGCTGGCCGACGCGGTGAGCGAGAAGTTCGGCGGCGACCACGTGTCGGAGACCCGCCGCAACGTGCAGGGCTACCTCGACAACCTGATCGTCCGATGA
- the ruvX gene encoding Holliday junction resolvase RuvX has product MDEQVEERPFRRGRRIAVDVGDARIGVASCDPDGVLATPVETVPAGVKSQARIAAIAEEYGAIEVIVGLPRSLSGKEGPAAEKVRGYAARLANRLWPVPVRLVDERMSTVTATHGLRASGVKAKKGRSVVDQAAAVVILQSALESERVSGRPPGESVEAAG; this is encoded by the coding sequence ATGGACGAGCAGGTCGAGGAACGGCCCTTCCGGCGGGGGCGGCGGATCGCCGTCGACGTCGGGGACGCCCGGATCGGGGTCGCGTCCTGCGACCCCGACGGGGTGCTCGCCACACCGGTCGAGACCGTCCCCGCAGGGGTGAAGTCGCAGGCCCGGATCGCCGCGATCGCCGAGGAGTACGGCGCGATCGAGGTGATCGTCGGGCTGCCGCGCTCGCTCAGCGGCAAGGAGGGCCCGGCGGCGGAGAAGGTCCGCGGGTACGCGGCCCGGCTGGCGAACCGGCTCTGGCCGGTGCCGGTTCGGCTGGTGGACGAGCGGATGTCGACCGTCACCGCCACCCACGGGCTGCGCGCCTCCGGGGTCAAGGCGAAGAAGGGCCGCTCGGTCGTCGACCAGGCGGCGGCCGTCGTGATCCTCCAGTCCGCCCTTGAGTCCGAACGGGTGAGCGGACGCCCGCCCGGTGAGAGCGTCGAGGCGGCCGGCTGA
- the alaS gene encoding alanine--tRNA ligase, with protein sequence MESAEIRRRWLRFFEERGHTVVPSASLVADDPTLLLVNAGMVPFKPYFLGEVKPQFSRATSVQKCVRTLDIEEVGKTTRHGSFFQMCGNFSFGDYFKEGAIKFAWELLTGSVADGGYGLEKEKLWITVYQDDDEAEQIWRDVIGVPSERIQRLGMKDNFWSMGVPGPCGPCSEINYDRGPAYGEEGGPAVNGERYLEIWNLVFMQYERGHGDGKDGFEILGDLPSKNIDTGLGLERLAAILQGVDNLFEIDTSRMILDRAAELTGHTYGADHKSDVSLRVVTDHIRTALMLIGDGVTPGNEGRGYVLRRILRRAIRNMRLLGATGVVAKDLTDTAIKAMAPQYPELESDRKRIETVVTGEEAAFLQTLKSGTTLLDTAVTETKQAGGAVLSGDQAFKLHDTYGFPIDLTLEMAEEQGLQVDEAGFRRLMQEQRDRAKADARAKKMGHADVAAYREVADGSGASVFTGYTLTEGEATVVGLLVDGVPSPAASEGDEVEIILDRTPFYAEGGGQLADHGRIRLDSGAVVEIRDVQQPVPGVVVHSGGVLFGEVVLGAAAYATIDVERRRAIARAHSATHLTHQALRDALGPTAAQAGSENAPGRFRFDFGSPAAVPGSVLVDVEQKINDVLTRELEVTAEVMTMDQARKAGAIAMFGEKYGDEVRVVTIGDFSKELCGGTHVGNTAQLGLVKLLGESSIGSGVRRVEALVGADAYRFLAREHTVVAQLTELVKGRPEELPEKISGMLAKLKDAEKEIERFRAEKVLAAAAGLADSAEDVRGIAVVAARVADGTGADELRKLVLDVRGRLGSRPAVVAAFTVANDRPLTVIATNEEARGRGVKAGELVRTAAKTLGGGGGGKDDVAQGGGSNPGAVDEAIAAVRGLVAERAS encoded by the coding sequence ATGGAGTCGGCAGAGATCCGCCGCCGCTGGCTGCGCTTCTTCGAGGAGCGCGGCCACACCGTCGTTCCGTCGGCGTCCCTGGTCGCCGACGACCCCACCCTGCTGCTGGTCAACGCCGGCATGGTGCCGTTCAAGCCGTACTTCCTGGGTGAGGTCAAGCCGCAGTTCTCGCGCGCCACCAGCGTGCAGAAGTGCGTCCGCACCCTGGACATCGAGGAGGTCGGGAAGACCACCCGGCACGGCTCCTTCTTCCAGATGTGCGGCAACTTCTCCTTCGGCGACTACTTCAAGGAAGGCGCCATCAAGTTCGCCTGGGAGCTGCTCACCGGCTCCGTCGCGGACGGCGGCTACGGCCTGGAGAAGGAGAAGCTCTGGATCACCGTCTACCAGGACGACGACGAGGCCGAGCAGATCTGGCGCGACGTCATCGGCGTGCCGTCCGAGCGCATCCAGCGCCTCGGCATGAAGGACAACTTCTGGTCGATGGGCGTCCCCGGCCCGTGCGGCCCGTGCTCGGAGATCAACTACGACCGCGGCCCCGCCTACGGCGAGGAGGGCGGCCCGGCCGTCAACGGCGAGCGCTACCTGGAGATCTGGAACCTGGTCTTCATGCAGTACGAGCGCGGCCACGGTGACGGCAAGGACGGGTTCGAGATCCTCGGCGACCTGCCGAGCAAGAACATCGACACCGGCCTCGGCCTGGAGCGCCTCGCCGCCATCCTGCAGGGCGTCGACAACCTCTTCGAGATCGACACCAGCCGGATGATCCTGGACCGGGCGGCCGAGCTCACCGGCCACACCTACGGCGCCGACCACAAGTCGGACGTCTCGCTGCGCGTGGTCACCGACCACATCCGCACCGCGCTGATGCTGATCGGCGACGGCGTCACCCCGGGCAACGAGGGCCGCGGCTACGTGCTGCGCCGCATCCTGCGCCGCGCCATCCGCAACATGCGCCTGCTGGGCGCCACCGGCGTGGTCGCCAAGGACCTCACCGACACCGCCATCAAGGCGATGGCCCCGCAGTACCCGGAGCTGGAGAGCGACCGCAAGCGCATCGAGACGGTCGTCACCGGCGAGGAGGCGGCCTTCCTGCAGACCCTGAAGTCCGGCACCACCCTGCTGGACACCGCCGTCACCGAGACCAAGCAGGCCGGCGGCGCCGTGCTCTCCGGCGACCAGGCCTTCAAGCTGCACGACACCTACGGCTTCCCGATCGACCTGACCCTGGAGATGGCCGAGGAGCAGGGCCTCCAGGTCGACGAGGCCGGCTTCCGCCGCCTGATGCAGGAGCAGCGGGACCGCGCCAAGGCGGACGCCAGGGCCAAGAAGATGGGCCACGCCGACGTCGCCGCGTACCGCGAGGTCGCCGACGGCTCCGGGGCCAGCGTCTTCACCGGCTACACCCTCACCGAGGGCGAGGCCACCGTGGTCGGCCTGCTGGTCGACGGCGTGCCGTCGCCGGCCGCGTCCGAGGGCGACGAGGTCGAGATCATCCTCGACCGCACCCCGTTCTACGCCGAGGGCGGCGGCCAGCTCGCCGACCACGGCCGGATCCGGCTGGACTCCGGCGCGGTCGTCGAGATCCGCGACGTGCAGCAGCCCGTCCCGGGCGTGGTCGTGCACTCCGGCGGCGTGCTGTTCGGCGAGGTCGTGCTCGGCGCCGCCGCGTACGCCACCATCGACGTGGAGCGCCGCCGGGCGATCGCCCGTGCCCACTCGGCCACCCACCTGACCCACCAGGCGCTGCGCGACGCGCTCGGCCCGACGGCCGCCCAGGCCGGTTCGGAGAACGCGCCGGGCCGCTTCCGCTTCGACTTCGGTTCGCCCGCCGCCGTGCCCGGCAGCGTGCTGGTCGACGTCGAGCAGAAGATCAACGACGTGCTGACCCGCGAGCTGGAGGTCACCGCCGAGGTCATGACGATGGACCAGGCCCGCAAGGCCGGTGCCATCGCCATGTTCGGCGAGAAGTACGGCGACGAGGTCCGGGTCGTCACCATCGGCGACTTCTCCAAGGAGCTGTGCGGTGGCACGCACGTCGGCAACACCGCCCAGCTGGGCCTGGTGAAGCTGCTCGGCGAGTCCTCGATCGGCTCCGGCGTGCGCCGCGTCGAGGCGCTGGTCGGCGCCGACGCGTACCGCTTCCTGGCCCGTGAGCACACCGTGGTCGCCCAGCTCACCGAGCTGGTCAAGGGCCGCCCGGAGGAGCTGCCCGAGAAGATCTCCGGCATGCTCGCCAAGCTGAAGGACGCCGAGAAGGAGATCGAGCGCTTCCGCGCCGAGAAGGTGCTCGCGGCCGCCGCGGGCCTCGCCGACTCGGCCGAGGACGTGCGCGGCATCGCCGTGGTGGCCGCCAGGGTCGCCGACGGCACCGGCGCGGACGAGCTGCGCAAGCTGGTCCTGGACGTGCGCGGTCGGCTGGGCTCGCGCCCGGCCGTGGTCGCCGCCTTCACCGTCGCGAACGACCGCCCGCTGACCGTGATCGCCACCAACGAGGAAGCCCGCGGGCGCGGCGTCAAGGCCGGCGAGCTGGTCCGCACCGCCGCCAAGACCCTCGGCGGCGGCGGCGGCGGCAAGGACGACGTCGCCCAGGGCGGCGGCAGCAACCCGGGCGCGGTCGACGAGGCCATCGCCGCGGTGCGCGGCCTGGTCGCGGAGCGCGCCTCCTGA
- the mltG gene encoding endolytic transglycosylase MltG yields the protein MTDLGRGYGPQGSEPWNPDDPGYGGQQPVPGQQDGQWQQHPQQAQYGGGEQGYPQQQMQPGMGGQQQGVGQQGMGQQGYPQQGQPQQGYPQGQGFPQGQGYPQEQQQFGGGQQGYGQQQVPQGMPQQGYPQQQMQPGMGGQQQGMGQQGMGQQGYPQQGQPQQGYPQGQGFPQEQQQFGGGQQGYPQQQMPQGTQQQPGQQPGQQQPLQQQPVPPQAGEAQAGSRRRKAPAAAPASGPGPDGIDWEAEAAALEAGAGPAEAAPEHAEDEWDGHEEEYSEGDGDAFEEQDGFLGEEDQSREAKKKRKEKGKKSGRRNGGACLVVALVLLGAMGGAGWWGYGFYQDNFGPPPDFSGKGSGTTTVEIKQGAVGSQMGAALKAAGVVKSVKAFTNACDKNPKCATIQPGTYTVPREMSAESAVTSLVEANGGEKLIIQEGLTAAATYVKIDDKLQLPKGTTAEVAKAQVGSLGLPPYANGNIEGFLWPARYSIADGMKPEDLLKQMVKNAVERYAALDAEAPKIGLKTGYEVVIEASILQAEGNNPADFAKMARTIQNRLADKGKIDGKLGMDTTLQYALGRKVLDKKDINDASNKYNTYYNPGLPPGPISNPGQDAIKATLNPADGKWLYFIAMSPTSTLFAETDTEHAANVEEYCKANGQKFDKVAVHCTTK from the coding sequence ATGACCGATCTGGGTCGGGGCTACGGCCCCCAGGGCTCCGAGCCGTGGAATCCGGACGATCCCGGGTACGGCGGTCAGCAGCCGGTCCCCGGCCAGCAGGACGGGCAGTGGCAGCAGCACCCCCAGCAGGCGCAGTACGGCGGCGGTGAACAGGGGTACCCGCAGCAGCAGATGCAGCCCGGCATGGGCGGCCAGCAGCAGGGCGTGGGTCAGCAGGGCATGGGTCAGCAGGGTTACCCCCAGCAGGGGCAGCCCCAGCAGGGCTACCCGCAGGGCCAGGGATTCCCGCAGGGCCAGGGCTATCCGCAGGAGCAGCAGCAGTTCGGGGGCGGCCAGCAGGGCTACGGGCAGCAGCAGGTCCCCCAGGGCATGCCGCAGCAGGGCTACCCGCAGCAGCAGATGCAGCCCGGCATGGGCGGCCAGCAGCAGGGCATGGGTCAGCAGGGCATGGGTCAGCAGGGTTACCCCCAGCAGGGGCAGCCCCAGCAGGGCTACCCGCAGGGCCAGGGATTCCCGCAGGAGCAGCAGCAGTTCGGGGGCGGCCAGCAGGGCTACCCGCAGCAGCAGATGCCCCAGGGCACGCAGCAGCAGCCCGGCCAGCAGCCCGGACAGCAGCAGCCCCTGCAGCAGCAGCCCGTCCCGCCGCAGGCCGGGGAGGCGCAGGCCGGATCGCGCCGGCGGAAGGCGCCCGCCGCCGCGCCGGCCTCCGGTCCGGGCCCGGACGGCATCGACTGGGAGGCCGAGGCCGCCGCCCTGGAGGCCGGCGCCGGCCCCGCGGAGGCCGCGCCCGAGCACGCCGAGGACGAGTGGGACGGCCACGAGGAGGAGTACTCCGAGGGCGACGGGGACGCGTTCGAGGAGCAGGACGGCTTCCTCGGCGAGGAGGACCAGTCCCGCGAGGCGAAGAAGAAGCGCAAGGAGAAGGGCAAGAAGTCGGGGCGCCGCAACGGCGGCGCCTGCCTGGTGGTCGCACTGGTGCTGCTCGGCGCCATGGGCGGCGCCGGCTGGTGGGGCTACGGCTTCTACCAGGACAACTTCGGTCCGCCGCCGGACTTCAGCGGCAAGGGCAGCGGCACGACGACGGTGGAGATCAAGCAGGGCGCGGTCGGGTCCCAGATGGGTGCGGCGCTGAAGGCCGCGGGCGTGGTGAAGAGCGTCAAGGCCTTTACCAACGCGTGCGACAAGAACCCGAAGTGCGCCACCATCCAGCCCGGTACGTACACCGTTCCCCGGGAGATGTCGGCCGAGTCCGCCGTCACGAGCCTCGTGGAGGCCAACGGCGGCGAGAAGCTGATCATCCAGGAGGGGCTGACCGCCGCCGCCACCTACGTCAAGATCGACGACAAGCTGCAGCTCCCCAAGGGCACCACGGCCGAGGTCGCCAAGGCCCAGGTCGGCAGCCTCGGACTGCCCCCGTACGCCAACGGCAACATCGAGGGCTTCCTCTGGCCGGCCCGCTACTCGATCGCCGACGGCATGAAGCCCGAGGACCTGCTCAAGCAGATGGTCAAGAACGCCGTCGAGCGCTATGCCGCCCTGGACGCGGAGGCTCCCAAGATCGGCCTCAAGACCGGCTACGAGGTCGTCATCGAGGCGAGCATCCTGCAGGCCGAGGGCAACAACCCGGCGGACTTCGCGAAGATGGCCCGGACCATCCAGAACCGGCTGGCCGACAAGGGCAAGATCGACGGCAAGCTCGGTATGGACACCACGCTGCAGTACGCGCTGGGCCGCAAGGTGCTGGACAAGAAGGACATCAACGACGCGTCCAACAAGTACAACACCTACTACAACCCGGGCCTGCCGCCCGGCCCGATCTCCAACCCCGGCCAGGACGCCATCAAGGCGACGCTGAACCCGGCGGACGGCAAGTGGCTGTACTTCATCGCGATGTCGCCGACCAGCACCCTGTTCGCCGAGACGGACACCGAGCACGCGGCCAACGTCGAGGAGTACTGCAAGGCGAACGGCCAGAAGTTCGACAAGGTGGCCGTCCACTGCACGACCAAGTGA
- a CDS encoding shikimate dehydrogenase, whose product MTSRHRAAVLGSPIVHSLSPDLHRAAFAALGLDDWRYDRFEVDEEGLPAFLAGLDEAEWAGLSLTMPLKRAVIPLLDEVSGTARSVEAVNTVVFTADGRRTGDNTDVPGLVNALRERGVTDVPSAAVLGAGATASSALAALALLGTREVTVYVRSPERAREMAELGERLGVAVRTADWARGAEALAQPLTVSTTPAGATDGFADALPAEPGALFDVLYHPWPTRLAAVCTERGATVLGGLDLLVHQAVLQDELFTGRTPGPLAAVRAAGEAALAAR is encoded by the coding sequence ATGACCAGCAGGCACCGGGCCGCCGTCCTCGGCTCGCCCATCGTCCACTCGCTCTCGCCGGACCTGCACCGGGCCGCCTTCGCGGCGCTCGGGCTGGACGACTGGCGGTACGACCGCTTCGAGGTGGACGAGGAGGGGCTGCCCGCCTTCCTCGCCGGACTGGACGAGGCCGAGTGGGCGGGCCTGTCGCTCACCATGCCGCTCAAGCGGGCGGTCATCCCGCTGCTCGACGAGGTCAGCGGCACCGCGCGCTCGGTGGAGGCGGTGAACACCGTCGTGTTCACCGCCGACGGGCGGCGGACCGGTGACAACACCGACGTCCCCGGGCTGGTCAACGCGCTGCGCGAGCGCGGCGTGACCGACGTCCCGTCGGCGGCGGTGCTCGGCGCCGGCGCCACCGCCTCCTCGGCGCTGGCGGCGCTGGCCCTGCTCGGCACCCGCGAGGTGACCGTCTACGTGCGCAGCCCCGAGCGGGCCCGCGAGATGGCGGAGCTGGGCGAGCGGCTCGGCGTCGCCGTCCGGACCGCCGACTGGGCGCGCGGTGCCGAGGCGCTGGCCCAGCCGCTGACCGTCTCCACCACGCCCGCCGGTGCCACCGACGGCTTCGCGGACGCGCTCCCGGCCGAGCCGGGTGCGCTGTTCGACGTGCTCTACCACCCGTGGCCGACCCGGCTGGCCGCCGTCTGCACGGAGCGCGGGGCGACCGTGCTCGGCGGGCTGGACCTGCTGGTGCACCAGGCGGTGCTCCAGGACGAACTCTTCACCGGGCGCACGCCCGGCCCGCTGGCGGCGGTCCGCGCGGCGGGCGAGGCGGCGCTCGCCGCCCGCTGA